GGGTTTTTTGACCACCACTTAGTGAAGCGATCAATTTGTCAAAATCCTCCTGATAAAAGTGTAAACTATGCAAAATGGAGCGCATTTCTGCTTCGTATTGATAGCCACCAAGCTCTTTAAAACGATGTTGCATGAGATCGTAATCTTTTAAAAGTTGAGCGTAGCTTTCAGGTTGTTCATAGATTTCTGGTTTGCCAAGCTTTTGCTCGAATTCGCGTAGTTCTTGCTCCATCTGTCTTAAATCGTCAAAAACACTTAACATTTCATGCCAGATTGTTTTGCTTGATTCCAGTCCGGTATTTTGCGCTAAATAGCCGATTTTCACTTGTTTTGGTTTTGAAATCGAGCCGCTATCGCTACTCATTTGGCCAGCAATAATTTTTAATAGTGTCGATTTTCCAGCTCCATTTCTACCAACAAGAGCAATACGATCGTTTGTTTTTACTTCTAAAGACATATTTTCTAAAATAAGATCTGCTCCGAAATATTTGTTAATTTGCTGTACTTGTAATAAAATCATTTTTTCCGCTCCTAAATTATTCCTAAGTATAAGTGTATCGCAAAGCTAAGGCACATGCAATGACAGTATCTTTTGATTAGCATGTGAAATGACTAGCATTTATTGTGATTTTACGTTAAAATAAAAAAGATAAAAGAATTAAAGTGTGGTCAGTAAATATTTTTTAGCAAGAGTGAGCAAAAAGTTTGTGCATCATTTGTGAAATGTTTATAGTATAAAAGCAGTCATGTGAATGTGAAAACAGTCTTTTACTGCATCGAACTTTTTAAGGCCAACAAACTAGGAAGAAGGGAATTAAATTATGATGGACGAAACAACGAGGATACCACAAGCAACTGCTAAACGTTTGCCGGTTTATCATCGTTACTTAAAATATTTGCATGAATCGGGAAAAGAACGTGTTTCTTCTGCTGAACTTAGTGAAGCTGTTAAAGTAGATTCAGCAACGATTCGCCGTGATTTTTCATATTTTGGTGCTTTAGGTAAAAAAGGTTACGGTTATAACGTATCCTACATACTGGAATTTTTCAGTAGAACACTAAGTCAAGATAAACAAACAAACGTAGCAATTATTGGTGTAGGGAATCTTGGTATGGCTTTACTGCATTATAACTTTATGAAAAACAATAATATCAAGATTATTGCTGCTTTTGATGTAGACGCTAAAAAAGTTGGAACAATACAACAAGGGATTCCAATTTATCACTTTAATAATATGGAAGAAATTTTAAAAGAAAATAACGTAGAAGTGGTGATTCTTACAGTACCTTCAGAAGAGGCACAAATAACAGTTGATAAACTTCTTGAAGCAAACGTAAAAGGAATCTTAAACTTTACGCCTGCACGGATTAGTGTACCAAAACAAGTACGTGTACACCATATTGATCTGACGACAGAACTACGAACGTTAATTTACTTCTTAGAAAATTATCCGTCAAAAAACGATTAAAAGATTTTACCAATTTATGACGCTGCTTAGGCTTGTTTTGCAGCGTTATATGTTGGTTTTTTTCTATTTTAGTATTTGGAAAAGAAAGGATGGAAGCAAAATGAATTTCTTGAAAAAATTACGCTGGCCACAATGGATTGCAGCATTTATTTTTGTTTCAATGGGTATATCGCTTGTATTTACGATCTTCGAGATTTTTACAGCACCGGTAAGGCAGCCTGTAAAAGGGCCGAAAGTTACGCTTCAAGGAGATTATATCTTTTTATTAGTAGAAATTATTCTTGGTATCGTTATTCTTGCTTTACCAAGTATTTTAGCGCGCCGTTTTAAGTTTCAGATTCCAGGACTTGTTTATATTTTATTTGTTATCTTTCTTTATGGTGCGATTTATTTAGGAACGATTCAGAAATTTTATGCCATTGTACCTTATTGGGATAAAATTTTACACACTTTTAGTGGTGCAATGTTGGGTGCTGGTGGATTCTCCTTTGTTAGCATCTTAAATGCTGATGAGAATGTTGTGATGAAAATGAAACCAGGATTTATCGCGGTTTTTTCATTTTGTTTTGCTGTGACACTTGGAGCCTTTTGGGAAGTATATGAGTATACGTTTGATGGTTTACTTGGGCTGAATATGCAGCGTTTTATGACATCTTCTGGCACGCCACTTGTTGGACGAGCAGCTTTGGCCGATACAATGGGGGATATTATTGTTGATATTGTAGGTGCTCTTGCGATAGCTATCATTGGTTATTTTGCACTTAAGAAAGGTCGACCATGGATGAAACAATTTGAATTTAAGCGCCATAATTGGAAGAAATAATATAGCAGTTTTGGAACATACGCAAAATAAATCGGTGACAAGCGCTCACATTAAAGAAGCTTGCTAGACTGCCGGTTCTCACGTACAGCTTTGTACGCTCCGCTTCTGGCAAACTTCTTTAATACAAACGCTTTCGCTCGATTTAGCCCTACGCTCTATTTCTTTAAGCAATAGCTGAGGCGTATAATGTTCCAGACTCAATGTAGACTTTTATTTACGATCCTTTGCTTGTTTTGGCAAGTTTTCAACATAGCTATCTGAATATTGTAAGAGTTTTCGACTAGCATCAAATTTTTCTTTGACATCGTTTGTTAGCTCTTTTTTTGTACCGGTATAATTTGTTGCTTTTCCTGTTTCAAATGATTCATCAGGTGCATACATGTAATCATTTGCGAGAAAACTTCCTTCAGGCATCGTGTATCTTTCCGGAATAAAATTATTTTTTGTGTTTAAAATATCTTCACCAAACATAATCTGCTTCTTAGCATCTATACCAAGTAGATTTAGAACAGTTGGCATGATATCAATTTCACCGCCGATATTATCAATTTTTCCGGCTAGTTTTGTACCAGGAACATGTAAGTAAAAGGGTATGCGATAATCATCAGCAGGTTGTGCTTTTAATTGACTGCTTTGGTTAACGTATTTTTTCTCCTGCGTATTTAAACTTCCAGTGTTGATAATATGATGGTCTCCGTACATTACAACAATAGAATTGTCCCAAATACCATTCGCCTTTAATTTATCAATGAAATGTCCAAGCTGTTTGTCAGCATAATGGACAGCTTCAAAATAATTGCCTAGTTGTGTATCTTGCAAATCACTTGGAAGCACAAGTTCTTTTTTATCTTCAGGAATGATAAAAGGCATATGGCTGCTTACAGAAATCAATTGTGCATAAAACTTTTGCCCTTTTTTATAATGGTCTTCTAAAATAGGTAATGTCTTATTGTAAAGCACTTCATCGCTTGGTGAAAAACCAATAACGTCATTATTCCCAAAAAAATTACGATCATAAAACTTATCAAAACCGACTGCTGGATAAAATTCATCGCGATCGTAAAAGCTAGCATCATTTGTATGGAATGTTGCTGTTTTATAGTCGTTTTTACCAAGAACACGAGGTAGTGAAGGAATAACACGATCTCCATAAGTTTGTGTATTGGTATAATAACCACTTGGGAAAGTAGACGTATAAACAGACCATTCAGCATCTGCTGTATTTGATTTTGAAACTGTTTGGAAAAATTGATCAGAATAGAGCATTTCGTTTTCCAATTTATCGAGTGTTGGTGTAACGGACTGCCCATTTATTTTTGTACCTGTTAAATTACGTTGAAAGGACTCAAGTTGAATAATAATTAAATTTTTTCCCTTAGCAGCGCCAAAGTAACTAGGTTTTTTCTTAAGCTTAACCCCCTTTAAGTTGCGGATGTTGTCTGCTGTAACATCCGCTGCTTTAACGTGAGCATTGCCAGTTAGAGCCGTCGCGACATTATAAGTGAAAAAGCCCATTTTTTCAGCGCGTTTTTGATCGCTAATAATATTTTTGTGCATCATATCATACGTAAATAAACTAATCAGTAAAATAAGTGATGTTGTACTAAGTCCTAATTTTGTTCGATTAAGTTTAAACGTTTTGAAGCGAATTCCTTTTTTTAGATCAAGGTAGAGAATAATTGGTAAGAGTATTAAATTGATTAAAAATAGCAAATCATACCATTTAAGCAAGCTGGTTGCACTATCTTTCACAACACCTACTTCGCCAATAAGTGAGAAACTGTGATATGTGGCTACTTCATTATAAAAGCGAGCATATAACACAAGAATAAGCATTAAAATTCCAATAAAGGCTGTAACACCAGCATACCAGTAAACATGTGCTCTTTTTGGTGCGAAACTATGTACCAAAAGAAGAGGAATCATAACAAATAAAGAATCCGCACAAAAGCTTAATAAACTTGGATCGCTAAACACTTGGAAATAAGCTAAACCAAATTCACCTATAATCAGTAGAAAAAAAATAATTAACACAGTGTAAGCCTCTTTCTAAAATAAAATTAACGGAAAAATATTAACACTTCCCCATTATTGCTAATTTTACCTCAACGTGTGTATCAGTGCAAATAATACTTTTAAATTTAGGATAAACGTTTTATCTAAAAACGAACGGGAAAACAAAAAATGAGGTGATAAAAATGAAGAAATTATGGATCGCATTATCAACGCTCGGTATCGTCTTTTTAGTTGTTGGCTGTGGAAGTAATCAAGCAAAATCAGATAATACGAATACAGATAAAGGTAAAAAAGTTGAAGATACGGCTATGACAAACGAAAATGATCAACAAAAACAAGGGGAAACAAAAGCCTTAACAGAGCAGCAAGTCTTAGCGGCTACAAAAAAACAAATTGCAGAAAAAGGGATAGCTTTACCAAAACAAATTCCACTTTCATCCAGCAAAATGCACCTTACAGCAACCACAGCAGGTAGTAGTGCAAGCTATGTTGTCGACTTTTTTGAAAGCGACAAGCCCATTCCAATCAATAATGAAAAACTCAAAAATGGACAAAATGCTAAAGAAATAGGCCGTATTGAAAAGAAAACATATTCAAGTGAAAAAGCAGCTGAAGAAGCTATTGGCTATACCGACTTTTCAAAAACAGGTGCTAAACCAGTAGATTTGGGGCATGACATTAAAGGTTATCCCGATGCGGGTGCTGGCAATAAATACATGAATTGGAATGAAGGCAGATGGGCATTGTCCGTACATGCTTCTAATATTAACAATGGGGATTATATGCCGCTTACTAAACAAACGGTTGCTTTTCTGGAAAAAGAATCATTGCCGATTCCAAATAAATATGGCAGTGTCAAACTAGACTCGGAAAAAAATACAAGCCTAACTGGAAATCAAGTGATGTGGCAAGAAGGTCGTACAGTATATATTGTTTATGCAATGGACCCAATGAAAGCATTACAAATGGCTACAAATTTTGATAAAACGAATTAGAAACGAAGCAAACGCTCTGATTCAGCTGTTCCTATCTTTTGATTCGGAGCGTTTTATGCAATATTTTATACTTTTTGCGAAAAAAAGTGTTGACCTTTAAAGCGGTAAAGCATATGATAGAAACATACCTTTTGAAAGTAGGAGAAGAGAAGATATGTTAAAACAACTTTTTAGACGAAAACCAATAGATACGTTATTGGGGCAAATGAGTAGCCATACTCATTTAAAGCAAACGTTAGGCGCATTTGATTTAATGTTGCTTGGTGTCGGTGCTATTATTGGTACTGGTATTTTTATTTTACCAGGAACTGTTGCAGCTATCCATTCTGGTCCAGCCATTGTTTTTTCTTTTATTATTGCAGCAGTTGTATGTGCACTGGCAGCACTTTGCTATTCTGAGTTCGCATCTACAGTCCCTGTTGCCGGTAGTGCGTATACGTATGGCTATGTGATCTTTGGGGAATTTATTGCTTGGCTACTTGGATGGGCACTACTTCTTGAATATGGTTTAGCAGTTGCCTCTGTAGCAAGCGGTTGGTCCTCTTATTTAAATGCCTTTTTATCAGGCTTCCATATTAAAATTCCGCATGCAATCTCAGGTTCTTTTAATCCTGCAGCTGGAACTTTTATTAATTTACCCGCTATTATTATTATTTTCTTAATTGCTTTGTTGCTCACTCGTGGAATTAAAGAGTCAACAAGGGTGAATCGGGTTATGGTTATTTTGAAGGTAAGTGTTATTTTATTATTTATTCTTGTTGGTATTTTTTATGTAAAACCAACCAATTGGCAGCCCTTCATGCCATTTGGTTTTAGCGGTGTGTTAAACGGGGCAGCACTTGTATTCTTTGCTTATTTAGGCTTTGATGCAGTATCATCAGCTGCTGAAGAAGTAAAAAATCCAAAACGCAATATGCCAATTGGAATTATTGGTTCACTTGTGGTTTGTACGCTGCTTTACATGCTCGTATCCATTGTGCTAACAGGTATGGTTTCTTATACGAAGCTCAATGTAACTGATCCAGTAGCATTTGCTTTACAAGTGATTAATCAAAACTGGGTTGCTGGAATTGTTTCACTTGGTGCAGTTGTCGGGATGATTACCGTTATTCTTGTTATGATGTATGGCGGAACAAGACTTGTTTATGCACTTGGACGTGATGGACTTTTACCAAAAAGCATGGCTGAAATTAATCAAAAATATAAAACGCCTGTAAAAAATACATGGACTTACGCAACGATTGTCGCTGTTTTTGCTGGCCTTATCCCACTTGATAAACTTGCCGAGCTTGTTAACATTGGAACGTTGCTTGCATTTATGGTTGTATCACTAGGAATTATCTTTTTACGACGCAAAAAAGATATTGCAAGTGGCGCATTTAAAACACCATTTTATCCAGTACTTCCGATTGTTTCATTTTTATTGTGTGCTTTTTTAATCACGCGTTTATCAGCAGCTACTTGGACTGCTTGTGGCATCTGGTTTGTTATCGGCCTTGTCATCTATTTTGCTTATGGTTTTAGACATAGTCATTTAAATAAATAATAAAAAGGATGTGATTGGGTCATAAATGGTTGACCTAATCACATCTTTTAGTTTGGGGTGTGTACTTTTCGGGAAAGGTTATTGATACGTGTTATGCTTTGCTAGCTAGCAAAAAGAAAGAGGGATTAAATGATTACATATTATAAAACAGCAGAAGACCAGATGATGAAACAAGTCGAACAAGCAGAAGTAGGAACAGGAGCCTGGATTAAAGTTATCGACCCCACAGAATCAGAAATTGAATCTTTAAGTAAACAATATGATATACCAAAAACCTATTTTTTTGATGCACTAGACTCAGAAGAACGCTCTAGAATTGAAATGAAACATGTAGAAGAGAGCTTTACGCATTCACTAGTGATTGTTGAAACGCCCTACCAAACATCAGATGAATTAGGTTATGCAATGTTTGAAACGCTACCAATTGGTATTATTGTAACGCAAGAGATCATTTTAACCATTTCATTAAAAGAAAATCCGATAACGAACCATATTCTGTATTCAAAAGATGATCATTTTGATACCAAAAATCATATTCAATTTTTACTGCAAATGCTATATACCGTATCTTCTTATTTTTTGAAGGATCTGTATAAGTTGATTAGCATGATGAACAAACTTGAAGGCGAAATTAAACAAGCAATGAAAAATGAGCAGCTCTATGCCTTTATGGCGGTTCAAAAAAGTTTAGTGTTTTTTGCTACAGCGCTGCAATCCAACAAAGCTATCCTTGATAAAATGAAAGATTCCGAGCATTTTACTGAAAATCAACTGGATCACGATTTACTTCGTGATGTAATGATTGAAAATAAGCAAGCTATTGCCATGACGGATACATATACACAAATCATCAGTGGAATGTCAGATGTCTTTTCTTCAGTGATTTCCAATAATTTAAACATCGTGATGAAATTCTTAGCTTCATTCACGATTATTTTGTCATTGCCAACAATTATTGGTAGTATTTATGGTATGAATGTAAAGTTACCATTTATGCATGATCGTTTTGCTTTTACGGGGATTATGATTTTTACATTTGTTATTACTGCTTGTGTAACCGTTATTTTTTGGCGTCGAAAATATTTTTAAGTAAGAAAATAAAAGAACAACAAAACTTGCATCTCTTAAAACAAATTTGTATAATGGCTGGGGTTACATAGAAAAGATGATTTTAAGGGAAAAGGAGGTTGCTTTAATGAAAAAAGTATACCAGATCTTCATTCTAGATTGGCGAAGATTATTCAAAGCGCCACTTGCCCTTTTGCTCGTTATTGCGCTCATTATCCTACCTTCACTTTATGCTTGGTTTAACATTAAGGCGCTGTGGGATCCTTATTCAAACACATCAGGCATTAAGGTTGCTGTTGCCATTGATGACAAAGGCACTCAGGTAGAAATTCCTGGTAAAAAGCCTGAAAAAGTCAATGTTGGCGAGGAATTACGAAAAAAACTTAAGAAAAACAATAAGTTAGGCTGGACTTTTGTTTCCAATAAGCAAGCACAAAAGGGCGTAAAAAGTGGTAAATACTATGCGGCGATTCATATTCCAAAAAGTTTTTCTAAAGATATGGTTTCAGTCGTTACTGGCGAGGATAAAAAGCCTAACGTTGATTATTCTGTCAATCAAAAAATTAATGCTATTGCCCCTAAAATGACTGAAAAAGGTGCAACGACAGTCGTAAGCCAGATTAGTACAGAATTTATCGGTACGATTAGTAAAGCTGTATTAACAGCATTTAATCAAGCAGGAATCGATCTTGAAAGCGAGCTTCCAACTCTTAGAAGGCTAAAATCAAAAGTTTTCCAAGTGCAAAATGCTATGCCAGAAATAAAAAAAATGGGTAGTGAAGCTGAAAATCTTGAACAAAAGCTACCTGAATTAAAAGAAAAAGTGAATCAAGTTGTTGAGCTAAATAAAAAAATTCCAGAATTAAACCAAGCGGCAAATGATCTTCTTCGTGTAGAAGAAAAACTGCCATTAATGGATCAGCTTGGCGATGATGTTTTACGCTTACAAAAGAAAATTCCTGAGATTTATCAAGTAGCAGACGATGTAAAAGAGGTAAATGCACATATCGGTACGATTAAAAAAACCGTAAATGATGCTGTAAGTGAATCAGATAAAGCACTAGCTATCATTAATGAAGCACTTTTAGCGGTACCAACTGTAAAACAAATTGCGGATGATGGAAGCCATTACGCAGGTGCGCTAGACCAATTTGTAAATCAAATAGATCAATCTTTCAATCAAGTAGCACCAGCAATAAAAACCAACTTAGAATTAATGAAACAAGTGGCTGATACGATAAAAGGAATTACTGAGCAACTTAAAAATGGGAATTTAAAACCAGAAGATGCCATACGCCTTTTAAATAAAGTCGAGCAACATATTAATAATCTACAATCTTTACTTACAAATCAAATTAATTTGTTAAAAAATTTAAATGATACTTTACCTAATCATCCACTCGATGGCCTCATTGCTGATTTAAGTAGTTTCAATCAATTATTAGCAGACCAAAAAGAAACCATTCAAGCGATTAAAAAAGAATTAGAAGATGGAGCAGAACCCTCAAAAGAATTGGTAGATCGCCTAAATCGCGATG
This DNA window, taken from Listeria sp. PSOL-1, encodes the following:
- a CDS encoding redox-sensing transcriptional repressor Rex; translated protein: MMDETTRIPQATAKRLPVYHRYLKYLHESGKERVSSAELSEAVKVDSATIRRDFSYFGALGKKGYGYNVSYILEFFSRTLSQDKQTNVAIIGVGNLGMALLHYNFMKNNNIKIIAAFDVDAKKVGTIQQGIPIYHFNNMEEILKENNVEVVILTVPSEEAQITVDKLLEANVKGILNFTPARISVPKQVRVHHIDLTTELRTLIYFLENYPSKND
- a CDS encoding LTA synthase family protein; its protein translation is MLIIFFLLIIGEFGLAYFQVFSDPSLLSFCADSLFVMIPLLLVHSFAPKRAHVYWYAGVTAFIGILMLILVLYARFYNEVATYHSFSLIGEVGVVKDSATSLLKWYDLLFLINLILLPIILYLDLKKGIRFKTFKLNRTKLGLSTTSLILLISLFTYDMMHKNIISDQKRAEKMGFFTYNVATALTGNAHVKAADVTADNIRNLKGVKLKKKPSYFGAAKGKNLIIIQLESFQRNLTGTKINGQSVTPTLDKLENEMLYSDQFFQTVSKSNTADAEWSVYTSTFPSGYYTNTQTYGDRVIPSLPRVLGKNDYKTATFHTNDASFYDRDEFYPAVGFDKFYDRNFFGNNDVIGFSPSDEVLYNKTLPILEDHYKKGQKFYAQLISVSSHMPFIIPEDKKELVLPSDLQDTQLGNYFEAVHYADKQLGHFIDKLKANGIWDNSIVVMYGDHHIINTGSLNTQEKKYVNQSSQLKAQPADDYRIPFYLHVPGTKLAGKIDNIGGEIDIMPTVLNLLGIDAKKQIMFGEDILNTKNNFIPERYTMPEGSFLANDYMYAPDESFETGKATNYTGTKKELTNDVKEKFDASRKLLQYSDSYVENLPKQAKDRK
- a CDS encoding amino acid permease; translated protein: MLKQLFRRKPIDTLLGQMSSHTHLKQTLGAFDLMLLGVGAIIGTGIFILPGTVAAIHSGPAIVFSFIIAAVVCALAALCYSEFASTVPVAGSAYTYGYVIFGEFIAWLLGWALLLEYGLAVASVASGWSSYLNAFLSGFHIKIPHAISGSFNPAAGTFINLPAIIIIFLIALLLTRGIKESTRVNRVMVILKVSVILLFILVGIFYVKPTNWQPFMPFGFSGVLNGAALVFFAYLGFDAVSSAAEEVKNPKRNMPIGIIGSLVVCTLLYMLVSIVLTGMVSYTKLNVTDPVAFALQVINQNWVAGIVSLGAVVGMITVILVMMYGGTRLVYALGRDGLLPKSMAEINQKYKTPVKNTWTYATIVAVFAGLIPLDKLAELVNIGTLLAFMVVSLGIIFLRRKKDIASGAFKTPFYPVLPIVSFLLCAFLITRLSAATWTACGIWFVIGLVIYFAYGFRHSHLNK
- a CDS encoding magnesium transporter CorA family protein, whose translation is MITYYKTAEDQMMKQVEQAEVGTGAWIKVIDPTESEIESLSKQYDIPKTYFFDALDSEERSRIEMKHVEESFTHSLVIVETPYQTSDELGYAMFETLPIGIIVTQEIILTISLKENPITNHILYSKDDHFDTKNHIQFLLQMLYTVSSYFLKDLYKLISMMNKLEGEIKQAMKNEQLYAFMAVQKSLVFFATALQSNKAILDKMKDSEHFTENQLDHDLLRDVMIENKQAIAMTDTYTQIISGMSDVFSSVISNNLNIVMKFLASFTIILSLPTIIGSIYGMNVKLPFMHDRFAFTGIMIFTFVITACVTVIFWRRKYF
- a CDS encoding YhgE/Pip domain-containing protein — its product is MKKVYQIFILDWRRLFKAPLALLLVIALIILPSLYAWFNIKALWDPYSNTSGIKVAVAIDDKGTQVEIPGKKPEKVNVGEELRKKLKKNNKLGWTFVSNKQAQKGVKSGKYYAAIHIPKSFSKDMVSVVTGEDKKPNVDYSVNQKINAIAPKMTEKGATTVVSQISTEFIGTISKAVLTAFNQAGIDLESELPTLRRLKSKVFQVQNAMPEIKKMGSEAENLEQKLPELKEKVNQVVELNKKIPELNQAANDLLRVEEKLPLMDQLGDDVLRLQKKIPEIYQVADDVKEVNAHIGTIKKTVNDAVSESDKALAIINEALLAVPTVKQIADDGSHYAGALDQFVNQIDQSFNQVAPAIKTNLELMKQVADTIKGITEQLKNGNLKPEDAIRLLNKVEQHINNLQSLLTNQINLLKNLNDTLPNHPLDGLIADLSSFNQLLADQKETIQAIKKELEDGAEPSKELVDRLNRDATKVSDTLASILNNYDSVIVPKIQQGLNQIEKDVKNGKNLLDNAQKKIPDIENVLKNAKQTLITGRGFLKEFQQKMPQIEKILAETTSAINTKLDRVINGINEAANFYKNDYPAVKAKIHKAGRFIRNDLPGLEKEINHAANLIQEKMPEFEKAVNIASSLSRNELPQFDHAINKAADKIREFDRDYDLQEIIKLLRNDANKDSEFIANPVNLHQTEYYKIPNYGSASAPFYTALCLWVGALLLISLLRVDVAAPVGMYSNYHRYFGRLFTFLVIGFCQALVVSLGNIFILGVSIAEPLLHVLFSLFISFVFMIIVYTLVSLFNNVGKGAAIVLLVLQISGAGGNFPIQVSPPFFQAIYPFLPFTYAVSLLRESVGGVYGPTMWTDLSVLVGFAVLFIVFGVVFKKPLDKIVPKLAAKTRKSKLIH